One stretch of Lottiidibacillus patelloidae DNA includes these proteins:
- a CDS encoding MFS transporter, translated as MATALSTSQSANKPVYNILYIIGICHLLNDTLQSVVPAMFPILEASMGLTFTQLGFIAFALNMISSVMQPVVGWYSDKRPMPYALPIGLTSSLLGILGIALAPSFWTIILSVIFIGFGSAVFHPEGSRVAYMAAGNRRGLAQSIYQVGGNSGQALAPVITALVLVPLGQFGAIWFTLVAALAVYFLINIARWYAHRLATISKQQMKNKKVKMQLDPSYSRAIKIALFVLVFLVFARSWYGSAISNFYTFYVMDAYGVSIARAQWYLFTFLLMGAVGTFAGGPLADYFGKRNVILLSMLLASPLAIALPFVGPYVAFAVLALLGVILMSSFSVTVVYAQELLPGKIGTMSGLIVGLAFGMGAIGSVALGSIIDSLGLTFTMIAVAFLPLIGILTWLLPTDKKLIEWQK; from the coding sequence ATGGCCACAGCATTGTCTACATCTCAATCAGCAAACAAACCTGTCTATAACATTTTGTATATTATTGGTATTTGTCATTTATTAAATGATACTTTACAGTCTGTTGTTCCTGCGATGTTTCCAATTCTTGAAGCATCAATGGGTTTAACATTTACACAGCTTGGCTTTATTGCCTTTGCATTAAATATGATTTCTTCCGTTATGCAACCCGTTGTCGGCTGGTACTCTGATAAACGACCTATGCCATATGCACTTCCAATCGGTCTTACTAGTAGTTTGCTTGGAATTTTAGGAATTGCTTTAGCTCCATCTTTTTGGACAATAATTCTTAGCGTTATTTTTATCGGTTTTGGATCTGCCGTCTTTCACCCAGAAGGTTCTCGTGTTGCTTATATGGCAGCTGGAAATCGCCGCGGTTTAGCACAATCCATCTATCAAGTTGGAGGAAATTCAGGTCAAGCACTTGCACCTGTAATTACAGCCTTAGTCCTTGTTCCTTTAGGGCAATTTGGGGCTATATGGTTTACTCTCGTTGCCGCTTTAGCTGTTTACTTTTTAATTAATATTGCAAGATGGTATGCCCACCGTTTAGCAACCATTTCTAAGCAGCAAATGAAAAATAAAAAAGTGAAGATGCAGTTGGACCCTTCGTATTCAAGGGCAATTAAGATCGCTCTTTTCGTGTTAGTATTCCTTGTTTTTGCACGTTCTTGGTACGGAAGTGCTATTTCTAACTTTTATACGTTTTATGTCATGGATGCATATGGGGTTTCAATCGCGCGTGCTCAGTGGTATTTATTCACATTCTTACTAATGGGGGCTGTTGGTACGTTCGCTGGAGGGCCTCTCGCAGATTACTTTGGAAAGCGGAACGTCATTCTACTATCAATGTTACTCGCTTCTCCATTGGCAATAGCATTGCCGTTTGTTGGGCCGTATGTAGCGTTTGCAGTTCTCGCTTTACTTGGAGTAATTTTAATGTCTAGTTTCTCTGTTACTGTCGTCTATGCGCAGGAGCTATTACCAGGGAAAATCGGAACGATGTCAGGACTAATTGTTGGGTTAGCGTTTGGAATGGGGGCAATTGGCTCTGTGGCATTAGGCTCAATTATTGATAGCCTTGGACTAACGTTCACTATGATTGCCGTCGCCTTCTTACCTTTAATCGGTATACTGACATGGTTGTTACCAACTGATAAAAAACTAATTGAATGGCAAAAATAA
- a CDS encoding ATP phosphoribosyltransferase regulatory subunit: MDFLTINDELAFLKSKNKLKKELQELFSQAGFLEVEPSFIEDYDRFAEVNKRVKLKSMVKVLNGNGTISILRPDITSVIIKNYIPKWEVGTKLKLFYQSTVFENNGSSGINEWKQAGVEYLGEDSQVADQSILKLALSILNTYNTTFLFEIGNSKYLNGLFKELALTPTSEKKVKEFIYHKDEFGLKKYLKDLEINEKSKGLLSDLLSFQGTIEEVCEKSHSYFMNGEMEEAISELKDIAILLRGLGYSRKTVFDLAMVTTFDYYEGLIFKGYYPTIYQPIISGGRYDSLTEKYGKRVSAVGFKVDFSSLLAAINREGEYSE; the protein is encoded by the coding sequence ATGGACTTTTTAACAATTAATGATGAACTTGCCTTTTTGAAGAGTAAAAACAAATTAAAAAAAGAATTACAAGAGTTATTTTCCCAAGCTGGTTTTCTAGAAGTTGAGCCTTCCTTTATTGAGGATTATGACAGGTTTGCTGAAGTAAATAAACGTGTAAAGCTAAAGTCCATGGTAAAAGTTTTAAATGGCAATGGAACTATTTCGATCCTTCGGCCAGATATAACTTCTGTCATCATTAAAAATTACATTCCAAAGTGGGAAGTAGGCACAAAATTAAAATTGTTTTATCAATCAACAGTATTTGAAAACAATGGAAGTAGCGGAATTAATGAATGGAAACAAGCTGGAGTGGAGTATTTGGGCGAGGATTCGCAAGTTGCAGACCAAAGTATTTTGAAGCTCGCACTTTCCATCTTAAATACATATAATACTACCTTTTTATTTGAGATAGGTAACAGTAAATATTTAAATGGTCTTTTTAAAGAATTAGCACTTACACCGACCAGTGAAAAGAAAGTAAAAGAGTTCATCTATCATAAAGATGAATTTGGGTTAAAAAAATATTTGAAAGATTTAGAGATTAATGAAAAAAGCAAAGGCCTACTTAGTGACCTTTTATCTTTCCAAGGAACAATCGAGGAAGTATGTGAAAAATCACATAGCTACTTTATGAATGGAGAGATGGAAGAGGCAATATCAGAATTAAAAGATATTGCAATCTTACTTAGGGGTTTAGGGTATAGCAGAAAAACAGTTTTTGATTTAGCGATGGTGACAACATTTGATTATTACGAAGGACTTATCTTTAAAGGGTATTATCCAACCATTTATCAGCCGATTATTAGCGGTGGGAGATACGATAGTTTAACAGAAAAATATGGTAAACGAGTGTCAGCAGTTGGATTTAAAGTTGACTTTTCCAGCTTATTAGCAGCAATCAATAGAGAGGGAGAGTACAGTGAATGA
- the hisG gene encoding ATP phosphoribosyltransferase, with product MNELTIALAKGRLAEDAYNVFKGVNLANNVDLKSRKLIFEDKDQRLRFIIVKPSDVITYVEQGVADIGVVGKDTILEQGGNIYELLDLPFGECRFAVAGYKGKKINRKDEVLKVATKYPKITVDYFAEKGQRIQTIKLNGSVELAPLVGLSDVIVDIVETGNTLKANGLEVLEEMFEVRAKLIANRVSYRFKAKEINAIQTLLRDGRENFDTVYSQSK from the coding sequence GTGAATGAATTAACTATTGCTTTAGCAAAAGGTAGGTTAGCAGAAGATGCCTATAACGTTTTTAAAGGGGTAAACCTAGCAAACAATGTAGACTTAAAGTCTCGCAAACTAATTTTTGAAGATAAGGATCAACGATTGCGCTTCATCATCGTGAAGCCATCAGACGTAATTACATATGTGGAACAAGGCGTAGCAGACATCGGTGTTGTTGGCAAAGACACGATTTTAGAGCAAGGTGGAAACATTTACGAACTGTTAGATTTGCCGTTTGGTGAATGTCGATTTGCAGTTGCTGGTTATAAAGGAAAAAAAATAAACCGAAAAGATGAAGTGCTAAAAGTAGCAACGAAATATCCAAAGATCACCGTCGATTATTTTGCAGAAAAAGGTCAACGTATTCAAACGATCAAATTAAATGGCTCAGTAGAACTAGCCCCGTTAGTAGGTTTATCGGACGTCATTGTCGATATTGTGGAAACAGGAAATACGTTAAAGGCAAACGGACTTGAAGTGTTAGAAGAAATGTTTGAAGTAAGAGCAAAACTAATCGCCAATCGCGTCAGCTACCGATTTAAAGCGAAGGAAATAAATGCAATCCAAACATTGTTAAGAGATGGGAGGGAGAACTTTGATACAGTATATTCGCAATCAAAATAA
- the hisD gene encoding histidinol dehydrogenase — MLSRNVDDSNEASLVAKAIIEDVKARGDIAVNAYTKKFDGATIDDLQVSQSEIDEAMQVVSVDLKEALQEAANNIRKYHEQQGSNSYFINEKDYRLGQIVKPIANVGMYVPGGRAAYPSTVLMTAIPAKIAGVKELVMITPPKADGTIQPSLLVAAAFAGVDKIYKVGGAQGIAALTYGTETISKVAKIVGPGNSYVAAAKKIVSSVVGIDMVAGPSEIAIIADKEANPAFIAADLMSQAEHDEDAAAILLTDSEALAEAVKMELAKQVEQLSRKSIILEALSKNGAIVITNSIDEAIDITNELAPEHLEILTTNAVDVYGRIESAGAIFIGEYSPEPVGDYFAGPNHTLPTNGTAKFASPLSVTDFQKKTSLVYYSKEALEMRKDAIELIAEEEGLTAHANAISIRFKR, encoded by the coding sequence ATGTTAAGTAGAAATGTGGATGATAGTAATGAAGCTTCTCTTGTTGCCAAAGCTATTATTGAAGATGTGAAAGCAAGAGGGGATATTGCAGTAAATGCATATACCAAAAAATTTGATGGGGCAACCATAGATGATCTCCAAGTGTCGCAAAGTGAAATTGATGAAGCAATGCAAGTTGTTTCTGTCGACTTAAAAGAAGCATTACAAGAAGCAGCAAACAATATTCGTAAATACCATGAACAACAAGGAAGCAATAGTTATTTTATCAATGAAAAAGATTATAGGCTTGGACAAATCGTAAAGCCAATCGCTAATGTTGGTATGTATGTGCCTGGAGGAAGAGCTGCCTACCCTTCAACAGTATTAATGACAGCTATACCTGCAAAAATTGCTGGGGTAAAAGAATTGGTTATGATTACTCCGCCAAAAGCAGATGGCACCATTCAACCTTCTCTTTTAGTAGCTGCAGCATTTGCAGGTGTTGATAAGATATACAAAGTTGGAGGTGCACAAGGTATTGCTGCATTAACGTATGGGACAGAGACAATAAGTAAAGTAGCAAAAATTGTAGGACCAGGAAACAGTTATGTAGCCGCGGCTAAAAAGATAGTTTCTTCTGTAGTTGGTATTGATATGGTCGCCGGCCCAAGTGAAATTGCCATTATCGCTGACAAGGAAGCAAATCCAGCTTTCATTGCTGCAGATTTAATGTCACAAGCTGAACATGATGAAGATGCAGCAGCAATCTTACTAACGGATAGTGAAGCGCTAGCAGAAGCAGTAAAAATGGAACTTGCAAAACAGGTAGAACAATTGTCTAGGAAGTCTATTATTTTAGAAGCACTTTCCAAAAATGGCGCAATCGTCATTACAAATTCAATTGATGAAGCGATAGATATTACTAATGAACTGGCTCCAGAGCACTTAGAAATCTTAACAACAAATGCGGTCGATGTATATGGAAGAATTGAAAGTGCAGGTGCAATTTTTATAGGGGAGTATAGCCCAGAGCCTGTCGGAGATTATTTTGCTGGTCCAAATCACACGTTACCGACAAATGGCACAGCCAAATTTGCTTCCCCCCTTTCTGTTACGGATTTTCAAAAGAAAACATCATTAGTTTATTACAGTAAGGAAGCGCTTGAAATGAGGAAAGATGCAATTGAGTTAATTGCTGAAGAAGAAGGACTAACAGCACATGCAAATGCCATTTCCATCAGATTTAAGAGGTGA
- the hisC gene encoding histidinol-phosphate transaminase, with amino-acid sequence MMKTFVRETILNLKGYETKNTPYVYKLDANEGKTLFFSDQATSEREDFNRYPDNEATVLCEVMGKFLGVPTENIVAGNGSSEMIELIMKTFIDTGDGVLSFTPSFSMYEVFTNIYSGRFFSVPSRRDFSLDVDALIAKANEIKPKVILLCNPNNPTGAFLTEAEIKKVIEETNAIIVVDEAYIEFSDGSFVNQVNQYENVIVLRTVSKAFGLASIRLGFMVANKEVINIIKKVKPPYNLNSLSQKYGIEALQKTEKMSRYVLEIKQEREKLYQEMKKLNIEVYPSQANFLFFKSTLVDLAERLQEKGILIRQFSGDLAWYYRVTIGEKEENSAFLNGVKEMVSHASS; translated from the coding sequence ATGATGAAGACGTTTGTTCGTGAAACAATCTTAAACTTAAAAGGGTATGAAACAAAAAATACCCCGTATGTCTATAAACTCGATGCAAATGAAGGGAAGACGCTCTTTTTCTCAGATCAAGCAACATCAGAAAGAGAAGATTTTAACCGGTATCCTGATAATGAAGCTACTGTCCTTTGCGAAGTAATGGGGAAATTTCTTGGTGTTCCAACAGAAAATATAGTAGCAGGTAACGGATCGAGTGAAATGATTGAATTGATTATGAAAACGTTTATTGATACTGGAGATGGAGTGCTTAGTTTTACCCCGAGCTTTAGTATGTATGAAGTTTTCACTAACATTTATAGTGGAAGGTTTTTCAGCGTTCCGAGTAGACGCGACTTTTCTCTCGATGTCGATGCATTGATTGCAAAGGCTAATGAAATTAAACCGAAAGTAATTCTTCTATGTAACCCGAACAATCCAACTGGAGCCTTTCTAACGGAAGCTGAGATTAAAAAAGTAATAGAGGAAACAAACGCAATTATAGTAGTTGATGAAGCATACATCGAATTTTCCGATGGTTCCTTTGTTAATCAAGTCAATCAATACGAAAATGTTATTGTGCTTCGAACGGTGTCCAAAGCATTTGGTCTTGCTAGTATTCGTTTAGGTTTTATGGTCGCAAATAAAGAAGTTATCAATATTATCAAAAAGGTGAAGCCGCCATACAATCTTAATTCACTTTCACAAAAATATGGCATAGAAGCATTGCAAAAGACAGAAAAGATGAGCAGGTACGTACTAGAAATAAAACAGGAAAGAGAGAAACTGTATCAAGAAATGAAGAAGCTAAACATAGAGGTATACCCGTCGCAAGCAAATTTTTTGTTTTTTAAAAGTACTTTAGTCGATTTAGCAGAAAGACTACAGGAAAAGGGAATATTAATACGCCAATTTTCCGGAGACCTAGCTTGGTATTACCGCGTTACCATAGGAGAAAAAGAGGAAAATAGTGCGTTCTTAAACGGAGTAAAGGAGATGGTTAGTCATGCGAGTAGCTGA
- the hisB gene encoding imidazoleglycerol-phosphate dehydratase HisB → MRVAEINRETLETKVAVKLTVDGTGKSSIQTGVGFLDHMLTLLAFHSGMDINVVCEGDLYVDDHHSVEDIGLALGQALKNALGDKKGIKRYSSLFIPMDESLCRIALDISNRPTFVYNVPFTREKIGNIDTQNFKEFLKSFVNEARITLHIDVLYGENDHHKIEAVFKALARAIKEAVTVTSNKLPSSKGVL, encoded by the coding sequence ATGCGAGTAGCTGAAATTAACAGAGAAACGTTAGAAACAAAAGTGGCGGTAAAGCTTACTGTTGATGGTACAGGAAAAAGTTCTATTCAAACTGGGGTAGGATTTTTAGATCATATGTTAACGCTCCTTGCTTTTCATAGTGGGATGGATATCAATGTTGTTTGTGAAGGTGACCTCTATGTAGACGACCATCATTCCGTTGAAGATATTGGTTTGGCGCTAGGCCAAGCGTTGAAGAATGCACTAGGTGACAAAAAAGGTATTAAACGCTATTCGTCACTATTCATTCCTATGGACGAAAGCTTATGCAGAATTGCCTTAGATATTAGTAATAGACCGACGTTTGTATATAATGTCCCATTTACGCGCGAAAAAATAGGAAACATAGATACGCAAAATTTCAAAGAATTTTTGAAGAGTTTTGTTAATGAAGCGAGGATTACACTTCACATTGACGTACTTTATGGAGAAAATGACCATCATAAAATTGAGGCTGTTTTTAAAGCGTTAGCACGTGCAATAAAAGAAGCTGTAACAGTGACTTCTAATAAACTTCCATCTTCTAAAGGAGTTTTATAG
- the hisH gene encoding imidazole glycerol phosphate synthase subunit HisH: MNIILDYGLGNLGSVETAFLRAGIASKVTSNVQEIEACTSLVIPGVGAFRDGIEALHLSGAIPYIHKHVASGKPLLGICLGMQLLYELSYENGKYAGLGFLEGTVEKLDVPYKIPHMGWNALKLQKEDEVMKYIAEGDFVYFVHSYYVNSSNEEVLAYADYGVKVPAIVRKGNVIGMQFHPEKSATVGANLIKAYGELIS, encoded by the coding sequence ATGAATATCATACTAGATTATGGCCTAGGTAATTTAGGGTCCGTTGAAACGGCATTCCTTCGAGCAGGTATTGCCTCAAAGGTAACGAGTAATGTGCAAGAAATAGAAGCTTGCACATCACTTGTTATTCCGGGAGTTGGGGCATTTCGCGATGGTATTGAAGCACTACATTTGTCAGGTGCTATTCCATATATTCATAAACACGTAGCAAGTGGTAAACCATTACTTGGAATTTGTTTAGGCATGCAACTTCTATATGAACTAAGTTATGAAAATGGTAAATATGCAGGTCTTGGATTTTTAGAAGGAACTGTTGAAAAGCTGGATGTCCCTTATAAGATTCCACATATGGGTTGGAACGCATTGAAGTTACAAAAAGAAGATGAAGTGATGAAGTACATAGCTGAAGGAGACTTTGTTTATTTCGTCCACTCATACTATGTTAATTCTTCAAACGAAGAAGTGCTTGCTTACGCAGACTATGGGGTGAAAGTACCAGCAATTGTTCGCAAGGGAAATGTGATTGGCATGCAGTTTCACCCAGAAAAAAGTGCTACAGTTGGAGCGAATTTAATAAAAGCATATGGGGAGTTGATTTCGTGA
- the hisA gene encoding 1-(5-phosphoribosyl)-5-[(5-phosphoribosylamino)methylideneamino]imidazole-4-carboxamide isomerase translates to MIIFPAIDIKDNECVRLTQGDYRQKIVYSNQPEEVAVRWEKEGAPFLHLVDLDGAKDGYLYNKSTIEKIVKSVSIPVQLGGGIRDEATASELLALGINRVILGTVAVENLSLVKQLVEKYGAEKIVVSIDATNGKVATRGWKNISEVDALTLCQTLEEVGITTIVYTDILRDGMLQGPNLEIYKELAEKTNLQVIASGGIGSLKDIKELASIGLYGTIVGKALYEEKVDLKEVLSCLQKGSSRA, encoded by the coding sequence GTGATTATTTTTCCTGCAATAGATATTAAAGACAATGAATGTGTTCGATTAACACAAGGCGATTATCGACAGAAAATAGTTTACTCTAATCAACCAGAAGAAGTGGCAGTGAGATGGGAAAAGGAAGGTGCCCCTTTTTTACATTTAGTTGATTTAGACGGAGCAAAAGATGGGTATTTATACAATAAAAGTACGATTGAAAAAATAGTCAAAAGTGTATCAATACCTGTCCAACTTGGTGGAGGAATACGTGATGAAGCTACCGCTAGTGAGCTGTTAGCACTTGGCATTAATCGCGTTATTTTAGGGACAGTTGCAGTAGAAAATCTTAGTTTAGTAAAACAACTCGTAGAAAAATATGGAGCGGAAAAAATCGTTGTTTCGATTGATGCAACGAACGGAAAAGTAGCTACAAGAGGTTGGAAAAATATAAGTGAAGTTGATGCCCTGACACTTTGTCAAACGTTAGAAGAAGTAGGTATTACAACAATCGTATATACGGATATATTGCGTGATGGGATGCTCCAAGGACCTAATCTAGAAATCTATAAAGAATTAGCAGAAAAAACGAACTTACAAGTGATTGCCTCTGGTGGAATTGGTAGCTTAAAAGATATTAAAGAGCTAGCCTCCATTGGCCTTTATGGAACAATCGTCGGTAAAGCATTGTATGAAGAAAAGGTTGATTTAAAGGAGGTCCTTTCATGCTTACAAAAAGGATCATCCCGTGCTTAG
- the hisF gene encoding imidazole glycerol phosphate synthase subunit HisF, giving the protein MLTKRIIPCLDVRNGRVVKGKKFKDIVDVDSPEVLGAFYSETGADELVFYDITATHEERQTSLEFVRKVAETIHIPFSVGGGVNTLADFANVLRLGADKVSINSAAVKNPSLIKEAALKYGSQCVVLSIDAKQKESGKWSVYVNGGRVDTGLDAIEWAKKGVSLGAGEIVINSIDSDGVKNGYDIALLKAITDVVQVPVIASGGAGTKEHFYEAVDEANVDGILAASVFHFGEIPIIDLKVYLKERGIEVRL; this is encoded by the coding sequence ATGCTTACAAAAAGGATCATCCCGTGCTTAGATGTTCGTAATGGGAGAGTGGTGAAAGGGAAAAAGTTTAAAGACATAGTTGATGTCGATTCCCCAGAAGTGTTAGGCGCGTTTTACAGTGAAACAGGAGCAGATGAACTAGTTTTTTACGATATTACTGCGACCCATGAAGAAAGACAGACATCGTTAGAATTTGTAAGGAAAGTCGCGGAAACGATACATATTCCTTTCTCCGTCGGCGGTGGTGTTAATACATTAGCTGACTTTGCGAATGTCCTTCGACTCGGAGCAGATAAAGTTTCTATTAACTCAGCGGCAGTAAAAAATCCGTCACTCATCAAGGAAGCGGCATTAAAGTATGGATCACAATGTGTTGTCTTATCCATCGATGCTAAGCAGAAAGAAAGTGGAAAATGGTCTGTCTATGTTAATGGTGGAAGAGTAGATACAGGACTAGATGCGATTGAATGGGCAAAAAAAGGAGTATCACTTGGTGCTGGAGAGATTGTCATAAATAGTATAGATTCAGATGGAGTAAAAAATGGCTATGACATCGCATTGTTAAAAGCAATTACAGATGTCGTTCAAGTTCCCGTCATTGCCTCAGGCGGGGCAGGAACAAAAGAGCACTTTTATGAAGCGGTTGATGAAGCAAATGTTGATGGCATATTAGCTGCATCTGTTTTCCATTTTGGTGAGATTCCCATTATAGATTTGAAAGTATATTTAAAAGAGCGAGGAATAGAAGTTCGGTTATAG
- the hisIE gene encoding bifunctional phosphoribosyl-AMP cyclohydrolase/phosphoribosyl-ATP diphosphatase HisIE, translating to MAIDRNILERITFDDQGLVPAIVQDVKTKEVLMLAYMNNEAIMTTLETKRGVYYSRSRQELWVKGSTSGNTQHVVGLSYDCDGDTILLQVEQTGVACHTGEKSCFFTNVIQAPKKQDVINELYALIRERKESMTDGSYTSYLFESGLDKILKKIGEEASEVIIAAKNEDKDELIYESSDLVYHLLVLLVNTGISIEEIKKELEKRRNSSVK from the coding sequence ATGGCGATCGATAGAAATATTCTTGAAAGAATCACGTTCGATGATCAAGGGTTAGTGCCGGCAATCGTTCAAGATGTAAAGACTAAAGAAGTACTGATGCTTGCATATATGAATAATGAAGCAATCATGACTACGTTGGAAACAAAAAGAGGCGTTTATTATAGTCGAAGTCGCCAAGAACTATGGGTAAAAGGATCGACTTCAGGAAATACCCAACATGTAGTAGGCCTTTCCTACGACTGTGATGGGGATACGATTTTACTACAAGTGGAACAAACAGGTGTCGCTTGTCATACTGGCGAAAAAAGCTGCTTTTTTACGAACGTCATCCAAGCGCCCAAAAAACAAGATGTCATAAATGAACTTTATGCATTGATTAGAGAACGTAAAGAAAGCATGACAGATGGTTCTTATACGTCTTATTTGTTTGAGTCAGGTCTCGATAAAATACTGAAGAAAATCGGAGAAGAAGCAAGTGAAGTAATTATTGCAGCTAAAAATGAAGATAAAGATGAATTGATTTATGAATCTAGTGATCTTGTCTACCACTTGCTCGTACTACTTGTTAATACAGGTATTTCTATTGAGGAGATAAAAAAAGAGTTGGAGAAAAGGAGAAATAGTAGTGTTAAATAA
- a CDS encoding histidinol-phosphatase HisJ family protein yields the protein MLNKIIDHHVHTDFSPDCKTSMESTIARAKQLGLLGLLFTDHVDFDSPDPLFQDYIDYNVYMKKLEEVRKKNPELQFLMGVEIGYQPHIHDRLNKFLGEFPFDFVICSMHVCDKLDFYNGDFFIGKTQKESYLAYFDAVRKSVEEYDNFDVYGHLDYIIRYGPFEQKVLNYEQYKEAIDSVLLAIIEKGKGIELNTSGLRYNLGTMHPKIDILKSYKQLGGEIITLGSDAHKAEHLQADFDMGLELIKEAGFDYLAQFKNRKPSLIKIS from the coding sequence GTGTTAAATAAAATCATTGATCACCACGTACATACAGACTTCTCTCCTGATTGTAAAACTAGTATGGAAAGTACTATCGCACGTGCAAAACAATTAGGTTTACTTGGCTTACTTTTTACAGACCATGTTGATTTTGATAGTCCCGATCCTCTTTTTCAAGACTATATCGATTATAACGTTTATATGAAAAAACTTGAGGAAGTGCGTAAGAAGAATCCTGAATTACAATTTTTAATGGGTGTAGAAATAGGATACCAACCACATATTCATGACAGACTCAACAAGTTTCTTGGAGAGTTTCCATTTGATTTTGTCATTTGCTCGATGCACGTTTGTGATAAGTTAGATTTTTATAATGGCGATTTTTTTATCGGTAAGACGCAGAAAGAGAGCTACTTAGCTTACTTTGATGCGGTGAGAAAATCAGTCGAGGAATATGACAATTTTGATGTGTATGGTCACCTTGATTACATCATTCGTTACGGTCCATTTGAACAAAAAGTGCTAAATTATGAGCAATATAAAGAAGCGATAGATTCGGTTCTATTAGCAATTATTGAAAAGGGAAAAGGTATTGAATTGAACACGTCCGGTCTACGCTATAATCTCGGTACGATGCATCCGAAAATTGATATATTGAAAAGTTACAAGCAACTAGGCGGAGAGATTATTACATTAGGATCTGATGCACATAAAGCGGAGCATTTGCAGGCTGATTTTGATATGGGCTTAGAATTAATAAAAGAGGCAGGGTTTGATTATCTTGCACAGTTTAAAAATCGCAAACCTTCGTTAATAAAAATATCTTAA
- a CDS encoding autorepressor SdpR family transcription factor — MSFNEAFKALSDQTRRQILTLLKEKDLTAGEIASHFDMKKPSVSHHLKILKHADLISDERDGQHIYYSLNTTVFQDVTKWFFHFLNKEEDEK; from the coding sequence ATGTCATTTAACGAAGCCTTTAAAGCACTATCTGACCAGACTAGAAGACAGATCTTAACGCTATTAAAGGAAAAAGATTTAACCGCTGGGGAGATCGCTTCGCACTTTGATATGAAAAAGCCGAGTGTTTCCCATCATTTAAAAATTTTAAAGCATGCTGATTTAATTAGTGATGAAAGAGATGGGCAGCACATTTACTATTCATTAAACACAACAGTTTTTCAAGATGTAACGAAATGGTTTTTCCATTTCTTAAATAAAGAGGAGGATGAAAAATGA
- a CDS encoding SdpI family protein → MRKHLLPLSIIALTFLFSIIVYPSLPNEVASHWGTNGEVDGYMSKLWGAFFLPILLLGLYFLLTFLPNIDPKKENYKKFAGTYNLIILLFVIFLAMLHVGVLLFNLGMNINIAMIVPIAVGVLFIILGNYMPKFKHNYFVGIKTPWTLANEKVWAKTHRFGGKVFIVMGLILIFSAFFNGTAQFIVLLSVTFGGVFLLFLMSYIYFKKETK, encoded by the coding sequence ATGAGAAAGCATTTATTACCTTTAAGTATTATTGCACTTACATTTCTTTTTAGTATTATTGTATACCCTTCCTTACCAAATGAAGTAGCTTCACACTGGGGAACAAATGGAGAAGTAGATGGTTATATGTCTAAGCTGTGGGGGGCATTCTTTTTACCAATTTTATTATTAGGATTGTATTTTCTCCTTACGTTCCTACCAAATATTGATCCGAAAAAAGAGAACTATAAAAAATTTGCTGGAACATACAACTTAATTATTTTGTTATTTGTAATCTTTTTAGCAATGCTCCATGTCGGAGTCCTTTTATTTAATTTAGGTATGAATATTAACATTGCGATGATTGTTCCTATCGCTGTTGGCGTTCTTTTCATCATATTAGGAAATTACATGCCAAAGTTTAAGCATAATTATTTTGTTGGCATTAAAACACCTTGGACATTGGCGAATGAAAAGGTATGGGCAAAAACGCATCGTTTCGGAGGAAAAGTATTTATCGTCATGGGTCTTATCTTAATTTTTTCAGCATTCTTTAATGGAACTGCTCAATTTATAGTGTTATTGTCGGTTACCTTTGGTGGAGTATTTTTATTATTTCTAATGTCGTATATATATTTTAAAAAGGAAACGAAATAA